A genome region from Panicum virgatum strain AP13 unplaced genomic scaffold, P.virgatum_v5 scaffold_1680, whole genome shotgun sequence includes the following:
- the LOC120694002 gene encoding tetraspanin-8-like yields the protein MGLVPQTFSAPNAYAVLILIGILFVVSCIAGHVGNRSRSTWLLGVHLHSLFALFVILFLITVFSAIAVYKGAGEDDSAWYERGSKDCSLARVWEKQVVQDYIGHSNVCKSLEANNGAAAYDDGSDYAIKSGCCKPPTCCNFVYLGGTTWVATTQGSICTKDVDCRTWSNDAAKLCYNCLSCKAAVLATAEREIKTGVIFSIVFLFYIIFAYSIAARRLSHTLREM from the exons ATGGGGCTCGTCCCCCAGACCTTCAGCGCCCCCAACGCCTACGCCGTGCTCATATTGATCGGGATCCTCTTCGTCGTCTCCTGTATCGCGGGGCACGTCGGCAACCGCTCCAGGTCCACCTGGCTGCTCGGGGTCCACCTCCACAGCTTGTTCGCCTTGTtcgtcatcctcttcctcatcaCCGTCTTCTCAGCAATCGCCGTCTACAAGGGCGCCGGGGAGGACGACAGTGCCTGGTACGAGAGAGGGTCCAAGGACTGCAGCTTGGCCAGGGTGTGGGAGAAGCAGGTCGTCCAGGACTACATTGGACACTCCAATGTTTGCAAGAGCCTGGAAGCCAacaacggcgccgccgcctacgACGACGGCTCCGACTATGCCATCAAG TCCGGCTGCTGCAAGCCCCCCACCTGCTGCAACTTCGTCTACCTCGGCGGCACAACGTGGGTTGCGACCACCCAGGGCAGCATCTGCACCAAGGATGTAGACTGCAGAACATGGAGCAACGACGCCGCAAAACTCTGCTACAACTGCCTGTCGTGCAAGGCCGCTGTGTTGGCCACGGCAGAACGGGAGATAAAGACTGGGGTCATCTTCAGCATCGTCTTCCTCTTTTATATCATATTCGCCTACTCCATTGCAGCACGTCGCCTCTCGCATACCCTCAGGGAAATGTAG